The Entelurus aequoreus isolate RoL-2023_Sb linkage group LG08, RoL_Eaeq_v1.1, whole genome shotgun sequence genome segment aaacagactactatccaataaaaataataagcaatcctgtacaatatacaaaacactatagaaatacaaaatactgtacaatatacagaacaagacaagagtaccggagtaataaataacaatcagtgtcggatgtattgcactcgaagggtaatattgcggCCCACAGCTGGGAAACGGATATTTTTCGGCGGCCCAACAATGGTGAAGAAACACTCCACTAAACCGGGAAGTTAAgtagagggccacaaaatatgggcCGGGGGGCCGCAAGTTTCCCTGTTGTATGTGATAAaagacatctattacattggacAAGTGCACACAGTACACAACACGCTCAGACTGGCGTGGACAAAAACAGCTCAATAGACACGCAAAGACTCTTAttcaaaaaagatttttaaaaaataatatcataAGCTTACAATTCTTTCTTGATGGAGCCCGTGGCCTCGGGGTCCAGGACCTTGAAAGCGCTCACGATAACGTCCTCGGGATCAGCACCTATATGAAAAAACAATTGTCATTATTTAAACATATCTTGTCCATAAAAATGGACCTGCATCCCATTTCTGGGTGCCAAGTGAGATGTTTTAACGCACCCTTCAGCTTCTCGCCGAACATGGTGAGGAAGACGGTGAAGTTGATGGGGCCGCTGGCCTCCTTCACCATGGCCTCCAGCTCCTCATTCTTCACGTTGAGTTGACCCATGGTGGCCAGCACGTCCCTCAGGTCGTCCTTGCTGATGATGCCATCTCTGTTCTGGTCGATGATTGTGAAAGCCTGCCGGGGAGAAAACATGTCCTCACATGACATAAATCCAACTTTTTTCTTCGTTTTTGCCAGCTCCTCTTCGCTTACTATTATTTCATGTGCACATGACAACAGAATAAAGTGATGATTGGCACGCGTAAATGTTGCACTTCTCCGCAGTGAAACCAAAGATGGCGATGGAAACCTTCCCGGGACTTGGCAGCTGGTCGGCCACTTGTCTTCCTGAGGTGTTAAAACGGTCTCGGAATGCCGGACAAGCCCGTTGCATTGCGTTGCATTTAGGCAGAGGGTATTGATTACAGCTGTCACCCCCACTCCCACTGGGCCTCGTGACTATTCTTCCTCCGTCTGCAATATGTTCCATCACCTTTGCACTTCTGGAGCTATGCGAGGACTAAAATatcacgtaaaaaaaaaacaacacacccGCGGCGCCCCATGctctgtacatgtaatatatatagttTTACAATCGAACAAAACCCTCACTGATTTGTTTGTGGCggccatgatttttttatttatagtaaTCCTGTCTAAATTTTACACACATGTGCTTGTCGGTCCCTTGAAGGTATGTACCAGGTTTTGTGGTGATTCAACAAAACGCCTCAAAGTTACAGCACAGATCGCATT includes the following:
- the mylpfb gene encoding myosin regulatory light chain 2, skeletal muscle, which encodes MAPKKAKRRQQQGEGGSSNVFSMFEQSQIQEYKEAFTIIDQNRDGIISKDDLRDVLATMGQLNVKNEELEAMVKEASGPINFTVFLTMFGEKLKGADPEDVIVSAFKVLDPEATGSIKKEFLEELLTTQCDRFTAEEMTNLWAAFPPDVAGNVDYKSICYVITHGEEKEE